Proteins co-encoded in one Setaria viridis chromosome 9, Setaria_viridis_v4.0, whole genome shotgun sequence genomic window:
- the LOC117835627 gene encoding serine/threonine-protein phosphatase 7 long form homolog yields MAHFHLLDQAYDQTHRGRLIAGGQVLPLLRSRAHDGFLALQYDDRYTPLLQMAGLDVISYQVRRGMPKFNSAAITALVDRWRPETHSFHLPFGEMTVTLQDCQKMLGLSIRGQPVTGPCVSDGWRARVAAFLGREVEEQGTRTSGVLISWLREHFGQCPQNADAETVGHYCRAWILHLFACVLFPNATGDTASWMWIHCLTDWHQAGSYSWGSAVLCFLYRQLCEACRRSSGSPSVGGCVYLLQLWMWSRLPVGRPEIMPCRPWFPGELPRRQPTWAYIWDQVKVSHTRLDRAYLDYINEIDALTAHSVNWQPYDGDDPLPFPLSFVCATDDDIYRMVCPLICFYAVEYHLPHRVARQFGMRQIWPPQATSTSIELHNVDRKKKRKVSEWPAFHHAYIQEWEQFEQNLDENNEPHTNSAYRQYQSWYQGATRHRLREAWTEDDYADIHSSDDEDTVYDQSTRAGRQVEAGPILDRMSFVAGAYPTKLG; encoded by the exons atggcgcacttccaccttctagaccaggcgtacgaccagacccaccgaGGTCGTCTCATAGCGGGAGGGCAG gtccttccgctccttcgttcTAGAGCCCATGATGGGTTTTTGGCGCTGCAGTACGACGACCGCTACACTCCTTTGCTACAGATGGCtggcctagatgtcatctcgTATCAGGTTCGTCGTGGGATGCCCAAGTTCAATTCAGCAGCTATAACtgcgttggttgacag GTGGCGAcccgagactcacagctttcacctcccgttcggagagatgacagtgaccctacaggactgtcagaagatgctgggtCTGTCGATTCGGGGCCAGCCAGTCACTGGGCCGTGCGTCTCAGATGGTTGGAGAGCACGAGTCGCAGCCTTCCTGGGTCGAGAGGTTGAGGAGCAGGGGACTCGCACATCTGGAGTGCTAATCTCATGGCTGCGGGAACACTTCGGCCAGTGCCCCCAGAACGCGGATGCTGAGACAGTTGGACACTACTGCAGGGCGTGGATACTACACCTCTTTGCCTGCGTTCTTTTCCCAAACGCTACAGGTGATACTGcgtcttggatgtggatccactgcctcactgaCTGGCACCAGGCTGGTTCTTACAGCTGGGGATCAGCTGTGTTGTGCTTTCTATACCGGCAGCTGTGTGAGGCGTGCCGTCGGTCTTCAGGCTCCCCGTCAGTTGGTGGGTGTGTCTACCTGTTGCAATTATGGATGTGGTCCCGTCTTCCTGTTGGTCGGCCCGAGATTATGCCGTGTCGACCGTGGTTCCCAGGTGAGCTGCCGAGACGACAGCCGACATGGGCATATATTTGGGATCAGGTTAAGGTTAGCCATACCAGGTTGGACCGCGCGTACCTggattacatcaacgagatagacgcgctcactgctcatagt gtaaattggcagccttaCGACGGAGACGATccacttccttttccccttagcTTCGTGTGTGCGACGGACGATGATATTTATAGGATGGTGTGCCCTCTTATTTGcttctatgctgtcgagtaccaccTGCCACATCGAGTAGCACGTCAATTTGGGATGAGGCAGATTTGGCCACCACAGGCGACCTCGACTAGTATAGAGTTACACAA cgtggatcgaaagaagaaGCGGAAGGTCTCCGAGTGGCCCGCGTTCCACCACGCGTATATTCAGGAATGGGAGCAGTTCGAGCAGAACTTGGACGAGAACAACGagccgcacacaaacagtgcgtacaggcaataccagagctggtaccaaggtgcgacgcgGCACAGGCTGAGGGAAGCATGGACGGAAGATGACTACGCAGATATCCACtcatccgacgatgaagacacggtgtacgatcagagtactcgtgctggaaggcaggtggaggcaggaccaatcctggataggatg tcatttgttgcagggGCGTACCCTAcaaagctcggttag
- the LOC140221200 gene encoding uncharacterized protein, giving the protein MENVVSIYYGGTVERDEYGCVKFVGMQCEVVIFDEKPSFSELVARAREELHCHENDEITVEGILHLGSPLNIQRKMVPIRCAGQWEKYVRTVMNGHSPSVEVVVRPVGVDRNSRQFSRPMGQRAHFDPPVPEPVMDVDVAPTIPDAESAPNEVVGHGCRIVDDVADSPNEFLFTQNDPRDIPENVDVPLVDAQVQCGDGLRGSNNVEILNDEDAYEMGVYLDSDDDRPVGEMTESDIEMFRRIFPGRRDPIVNEFSDLSLSDQAFAEGRDDELLEAPEAGPSMVIEEGRVFKDLPALKRWLQAFAVIRKRPYKVLHSYAERRYTVVCDKERCPWRVCARKQNITGKWKITKVVGPHNCADHELTVRHPQLTSTLIAKRLMGILKEQPNMKVRTIIRTVEEIYGGYVITYGTAWRAKQRAWRMIYGDWESGYEQLPVLFNAIKAVVFLHL; this is encoded by the exons atggagaacgtagtgagcatatattacggaggcactgtggaaagggatgaatatggatgtgttaagtttgttggcatgcagtgcgaggttgtcatattcgatgagaaaccatcgtttagtgagttggttgcaagggctcgggaggagttacattgtcatgaaaatgatgaaatcacagtcgagggtattcttcacctaggttcccctctcaacattcaaaggaagatggtcccaattcggtgtgcaggtcagtgggagaaatatgtgaggacggttatgaatggtcattccccaagtgttgaagtggttgttcggCCGGTGGGAGTTGATCGAAATTCTCGTCagttttcccgaccaatgggtcaacgggcacattttgatcctcccgtcccagaacctgttatggacgtggatgttgcacctactattcccgatgctgaatctgcccctaatgaagtagttggacatggttgtcggattgttgatgatgtggcggactctcctaatgagttccttttcactcagaatgatccga gagatattccagaaaatgtggatgtgcctctagttgatgcgcaagtgcaatgtggagatggattgcgtggctctaacaatgttgaaattttgaatgatgaagatgcatacgagatgggagtgtatcttgattctgatgatgatcgtcctgttggagagatgacggagagtgatattgagatgttcaggcgtataTTCCCCggacgtcgtgatccgatagttAACGAGTTTAGCGACCTGAGTCTTTCCGATCAGGCAtttgcagaaggacgtgatgatgagctcctagaagctcctgaagctggtcctagtatggttattgaggagggtagggtatttaaggaccttcccgcattgaagagatggttgcaagcttttgcggtgatacggaagagaccgtacaaagtgttgcattcatatgcggagcgccgttacacagttgtgtgtgacaaggaacggtgtccatggagggtttgtgcaagaaagcaaaatatcaccgggaagtggaagatcacaaaagttgtcggtccacacaattgtgctgaccatgagcttacagtgagacatccgcagctaacatctaccctcattgcgaagcggttgatgggaatattgaaggaacaacccaacatgaaagtgagaacaattataagaactgttgaggagatttatggaggatatgtgataacttatggtacagcttggagggctaagcagcgagcgtggaggatgatttatggggattgggagtctgggtacgagcagctgccagttctttttaatgcaattaaagcg GTTGTGTTTCTACATCTCTAA
- the LOC117839928 gene encoding putative Myb family transcription factor At1g14600: MTMERAMAGRERVEGAVRQYNRSKVPRLRWTPDLHRRFVHAIHRLGGQHKATPKRVLQLMGVGGLTISHVKSHLQMYRNMTTDDLDIKGSTSPSIIYDESC, translated from the exons ATGACGATGGAGAGAGCAATGGCCGGGAGGGAGAGGGTTGAAGGAGCGGTGAGGCAGTACAACCGTTCCAAGGTCCCTCGCCTGAGGTGGACGCCTGACCTCCACCGCCGCTTTGTCCACGCCATACACAGGCTTGGAGGCCAACACA AGGCCACACCCAAGCGAGTCCTGCAGCTCATGGGCGTGGGAGGTCTCACCATATCCCATGTCAAGAGCCACCTACAG ATGTACAGGAACATGACAACTGATGATCTTGACATCAAAGGTTCTACTTCTCCATCTATCATCTATGATGAGAGCTGCTAA
- the LOC117840857 gene encoding probable protein phosphatase 2C 47: MSGGVEPETPPGSSRSGGTTPVGGKPPRHHLTSIRHCASSARIASASAEFELDSGTLSLISPTDIRPGFLPVFRSGSCADIGPKSYMEDEHVCVDNLVEHLGLRGPGIPAPGAFYGVFDGHGGTDAACFVRKNILKFITEDCHFPNNMEKAIRSAFVKADHAIADSHSLDRNSGTTALTVLIFGRTLLVANAGDCRAVLGKRGRAVELSRDHKPNCTVERLRIENLGGTVFDGYLNGQLAVARAIGDWHMKGSKGSICPLTPEPEFREVRLTEEDEFLIVGCDGLWDVMSSQCAVSMVRKELMAHNDPQRCSHELVQEALRRDCCDNLTVVVVCFSADPPPQIEVPRFRVRRSISMEGLHTLKGALDSNV; this comes from the exons ATGAGCGGGGGAGTGGAGCCGGAGACCCCGCCGGGTAGCAGCAGGAGCGGGGGCACCACGCCGGTGGGCGGGAAGCCGCCGCGGCACCACCTCACGTCCATCCGCCACTGCGCCAGCAGCGCCCGCATCGCCTCGGCCTCCGCGGAATTC GAGCTGGATTCGGGGACACTGAGCTTGATCTCGCCCACAGACATCCGTCCGGGCTTCTTGCCTGTGTTCCGGTCGGGGAGCTGCGCGGATATCGGGCCCAAATCGTACATGGAGGACGAACATGTCTGCGTCGACAACCTCGTCGAGCACCTTGGACTGCGCGGCCCGGGCATCCCTGCACCGGGTGCCTTCTATGGG GTGTTTGATGGTCATGGTGGTACAGATGCTGCCTGTTTTGTTCGGAAGAATATACTGAAGTTCATAACTGAAGACTGCCACTTCCCCAACAACATGGAGAAGGCAATCAGAAGTGCATTTGTGAAGGCTGATCATGCAATTGCGGATTCCCATTCTCTTGACCGCAATTCTGGGACCACAGCATTGACAGTCCTTATATTTGGCAG GACATTGCTTGTTGCAAATGCTGGTGACTGTCGAGCGGTATTAGGAAAGCGAGGCCGAGCTGTTGAACTCTCTAGAGACCACAAACCCAACTGCACGGTTGAAAGGCTCAGAATTGAAAACCTTGGTGGTACTGTCTTCGATGGCTACCTCAATGGTCAGCTGGCTGTAGCAAGGGCGATCGGTGATTGGCACATGAAAGGCTCCAAAGGCTCTATATGCCCTCTTACACCAGAACCTGAGTTCCGGGAGGTCAGACTTACCGAGGAAGACGAGTTCTTGATAGTAGGCTGTGATGGCCTTTGGGATGTGATGAGCAGCCAGTGTGCTGTGTCCATGGTAAGGAAAGAGCTGATGGCACACAATGATCCACAACGGTGCTCGCATGAGCTTGTCCAGGAAGCGCTGAGGCGGGACTGTTGTGATAACCTAACTGTAGTTGTCGTGTGCTTCTCAGCAGACCCACCCCCTCAAATCGAGGTCCCAAGATTCCGGGTACGGAGAAGCATCTCAATGGAAGGGCTGCATACGCTGAAGGGAGCTCTTGACAGTAATGTCTGA